The following are from one region of the Vitis riparia cultivar Riparia Gloire de Montpellier isolate 1030 chromosome 14, EGFV_Vit.rip_1.0, whole genome shotgun sequence genome:
- the LOC117929959 gene encoding MDIS1-interacting receptor like kinase 2-like translates to MERGSLFCMLSHEVEALELDWTKRLNVVKSIAHALSYMHHDCSPPIIHRDISSNNVLLNSQLEASVSDFGTARLLDPDSSIQTLLVGTYGYIAPELAYTMTVTKKCDVYSFGVVALETMVGKHPREVITSLSSSLGQDILLRDVLDPRLALPENPQVAKDIVFVVFLALKCIHSNPQSRPTMQQISYKLLGDIPFPKLPFYAISLYGLNYEENVI, encoded by the exons ATGGAACGGGGAAGCTTATTTTGCATGTTAAGCCATGAAGTTGAGGCTCTAGAGTTGGATTGGACTAAGAGGCTGAATGTTGTCAAAAGTATTGCCCATGCTTTATCTTACATGCATCATGATTGTTCCCCACCCATCATTCACAGGGACATATCAAGCAATAATGTCCTCTTGAATTCACAACTTGAAGCTTCTGTATCAGATTTTGGTACCGCTAGACTACTAGATCCTGATTCATCCATTCAGACTCTTCTTGTAGGCACTTATGGGTATATTGCACCAG aGCTTGCCTACACCATGACTGTAACTAAAAAATGCGATGTGTATAGTTTTGGAGTGGTGGCACTTGAGACAATGGTGGGGAAACATCCAAGAGAAGTTATCACTTCGTTGTCTTCCTCCTTAGGTCAAGATATATTGTTGAGGGATGTATTAGATCCACGCCTTGCACTTCCAGAAAACCCACAAGTTGCTAAAGATATAGTTTTTGTGGTGTTTTTGGCACTTAAATGCATCCATTCAAATCCACAATCCCGTCCAACAATGCAACAGATATCCTACAAGCTTCTTGGTGAcattccatttcctaaattgCCATTTTATGCAATTTCACTTTATGGActaaattatgaagaaaatgtaatttaa